In Candidatus Neomarinimicrobiota bacterium, the DNA window TGGCAGTGCTCTTCTGAATTTCAAGAATATTTTTTCTTTCTTCAGAACGGGCTGATTTGCTGCGTTTTTCAAATAAATTAGTTCCAATTACAACACCCTTAACTCCAGGGTCGGCCCGCTTGGAAGCATCTTTTACTTCTCCGGCTTTTTCACCAAAAATGGCTCGGAGTAACTTCTCTTCAGGCGTTGGATCGGTTTCACCTTTGGGAGTCACTTTACCAATTAGAATATCGCCATCGCTAACTTTCGCACCAATACGGATGATACCACGATCGTCCAATTCTTTGGTCGCATCTTCCCCAACATTTGGAATTTCAGCTGTCAATTCTTCTTCGCCACGTTTTGTATCACGGACTTCGAGTTCAATCTCATTGACATGAATACTGGTGAACAAATCTTCTTTCACCGTTCGTTCACTAATGACAATTGCATCCTCAAAATTGTATCCTCGCCAAGGCATGAAGGCAACAGTAATATTTTTACCTAAGGCTAGTTCACCATTCTCCGTGGATGTTCCATCGGCAATAGGCTGGCCTTTTTCGACTTTTTCACCTTCCGAAACAATCGGACGCTGGTTTTGGCAACTATTTTGGTTTGTTCTTTTAAATTTTCTTAATTCGATTGAAACAAGATTCTCACCATCAATCAATGTTAATTCTTCAGGTACATCGTATGTCCGAATAACAATCTTATTAGAATCAACATAGTGCACACGACCATTTACCGGCGATACAACGGCAGATCTTGAGTCTACTGCTACTTTTGTCTCAAGCCCAGTTCCCACGATTGGTGAATCTGGCCTCATCAACGGCACACTTTGACGCTGCATATTAGACCCCATAAGGGCACGGTTTGCATCATCATGTTCTAAAAATGGAATCAATGAAGCTGCCACCGATAAAATCTGATTTGGCGCCACATCCATAAATTCAACTTGATCCGGAGTAACTATGGGGAAGTCACCTTTAATTCTTGCGCGAATATGCTCACTCGTGAGAATATCATCCTTACCCAACTCTTCATCTGACTGGGCAATCATGACGCGATCTTCATCGTCGGCAGAAAGGTAACTAATATTATGAGTAGCATAAGCATGCCCATCTTTTACTTTAACCTTACGATAAGGCGCTTCAATAAATCCATGGCGATTCACTTTGGCCAATAAAGCCAAAGAGGAAATTAAACCAATATTTGGACCCTCTGGCGTTTCAATTGGACACAGGCGCCCGTAATGGGTATAATGAACATCTCGAACTTCAAAGCCTGCTCTTTCTCGAGTTAAACCACCTGGCCCTAAAGCAGAAATACGACGTTTATGCGTCACCTCTGCCAATGGGTTTGTCTGGTCACCAAACTGGGACATTTGACTGGTTCCAAAAAAGGTATTCACCACTGTCGTTACAACACGAGAATTAATTAAATCCTGGGGTGTAATTGACTCCTGCTCACGAAGATTCATACGTTCATATATAGTACGGAGCATTCTACTTAAAGCAATTGAGAACTGATTAGTAAGCTGCTCACCAATTGACTTCACTCGACGATTACCCAAATGGTCAATATCGTCAGATCCTCTTTCACCCTTGCGCATATTTACTAAAAAGTTGATAACCTGGATAATATCATCCATAGTTAGTACTGTTTCTTCAACCGGTACATTTAATCCGAACTGCTGATTTAAGCGATACCGACCCACTTCACCCAAATCATATTTTTTAGGATTAAAGAAAATTCTTTCAATGAATTTCTGGGCAGTTTCAAGGTTTGGCGGTTCACCGGAACGGAGCAATTGATAAACAATAGTAAGCGCTTCCTCAGTATTTTTACTGGGATCCTTAATCATGGAATTCAGAAGCATCATTGCGTGGAAGTTTTTATTAGAGTCTACTACTTCAACAGATTTGATTTTGGCCTTCTTTAACTCATCAATGATGTCCTGTGAAAGTTCAGTCCCACCCTCAAGAAAGATTTCACCCGTTTCAGTATTAATAATATCTTCTATAACGGTGCAACCAATCGCTTTTGAAACATTTTTTGAATTCAGTTTGACTTCTTCAATACAACCGAATACGCGAAAAATATCTGCATTAGTTGAATACCCTAGGGCACGCAACAACATGGTAACAGGAAATTTTCTTCGACGATCAATAATAGCAAAAATACTATCATTAATATCGGTGGTAAAGTCAACCCACGATCCACGGAAAGGAATAATCCTTGCCTGAAATAATTTGGTACCATTGGGATGAACAGATTGATCAAAGAAAACACCCGGCGAACGCTGTAGCTGAGAAACGATTACTCGTTCCGCACCATTGATTACAAAAGTCCCCTTTGGGGTCATGTTAGGAATATTACCAAAATAAACTTCCTGTTCAATGGATTGGTCATATTTGCTTCGATCATCTTCATTAGTTATATGAAGAACTAAACGAACTTTCATAGGAACTGAATATGTCAGCCCTCGGTCAATACATTGTTCAGGGGTATATTTAGCTAATCCTAGGAAATAACTTTTGTATTCCAGGACGTAATTCCGATGAGAATCCTCAATCGGGAAAAAGTTTCTAAATACTTCTTCTAGTCCAATATTTAGACGTTCATCTTCTATCACATGTTCTTGAATGAAAGACTGGAATGCATCCACCTGAACCGATAAAAGGTCAGGG includes these proteins:
- the rpoB gene encoding DNA-directed RNA polymerase subunit beta; translated protein: MAAITNPYAERYSFEKTKSEIEFPDLLSVQVDAFQSFIQEHVIEDERLNIGLEEVFRNFFPIEDSHRNYVLEYKSYFLGLAKYTPEQCIDRGLTYSVPMKVRLVLHITNEDDRSKYDQSIEQEVYFGNIPNMTPKGTFVINGAERVIVSQLQRSPGVFFDQSVHPNGTKLFQARIIPFRGSWVDFTTDINDSIFAIIDRRRKFPVTMLLRALGYSTNADIFRVFGCIEEVKLNSKNVSKAIGCTVIEDIINTETGEIFLEGGTELSQDIIDELKKAKIKSVEVVDSNKNFHAMMLLNSMIKDPSKNTEEALTIVYQLLRSGEPPNLETAQKFIERIFFNPKKYDLGEVGRYRLNQQFGLNVPVEETVLTMDDIIQVINFLVNMRKGERGSDDIDHLGNRRVKSIGEQLTNQFSIALSRMLRTIYERMNLREQESITPQDLINSRVVTTVVNTFFGTSQMSQFGDQTNPLAEVTHKRRISALGPGGLTRERAGFEVRDVHYTHYGRLCPIETPEGPNIGLISSLALLAKVNRHGFIEAPYRKVKVKDGHAYATHNISYLSADDEDRVMIAQSDEELGKDDILTSEHIRARIKGDFPIVTPDQVEFMDVAPNQILSVAASLIPFLEHDDANRALMGSNMQRQSVPLMRPDSPIVGTGLETKVAVDSRSAVVSPVNGRVHYVDSNKIVIRTYDVPEELTLIDGENLVSIELRKFKRTNQNSCQNQRPIVSEGEKVEKGQPIADGTSTENGELALGKNITVAFMPWRGYNFEDAIVISERTVKEDLFTSIHVNEIELEVRDTKRGEEELTAEIPNVGEDATKELDDRGIIRIGAKVSDGDILIGKVTPKGETDPTPEEKLLRAIFGEKAGEVKDASKRADPGVKGVVIGTNLFEKRSKSARSEERKNILEIQKSTAIRKKELKESRDVKLLALLKDQVSDGIRDLSSGRTLIKKGTKLTGKRLKTYNLERFAQDASWVDDKQAWKRIKAVWRSFLKEWRIIEETLERDVFKLRVGDELQPGILKLAKVDIANKRKIQVGDKMAGRHGNKGIVATVVPEEDMPFLEDGTPVDVVLNPLGVPSRMNLGQLYETMLGWAGDILGIKYATPVFNGATPAEVETEMKKAGLPLTGKTTLIDGRTGEKMENPVTVGTIYMMKLSHMVDDKMHARSTGPYSLVTQQPLGGKAQFGGQRFGEMECWALEAYGAAHTLQEILTVKSDDVDGRSKVYNAIVKGEALPKFGVPESFNVLIKELQGLNLDIELD